A genomic window from Quercus lobata isolate SW786 chromosome 10, ValleyOak3.0 Primary Assembly, whole genome shotgun sequence includes:
- the LOC115964762 gene encoding receptor-like protein 7: protein MKIPFFSWLFLIPICSLFVNFPVFVVSGQCRGDQRSYLLDMKKNLKFDTTGSTKLVHWTESTDCCSWEGVTCNGGLVVGLNLANESISDGLDNSSSLFCLQYLQNLNLADNELVDSPIPPEFGNLTNLRYLNLSYASFGGQIPIEISRLTRLVSLDLSAFSICMLKLENPDLASLVHNLTSLTELYLDGVNISSQGNEWCQAVSSSLPNLRVLSMIGCNLQGPPDSSLLKLHSLSIISLDGNNFSAPVPEFFSYFRNLTSLCLSNCGLNGQFPKKIFQIPTLQTIDLSSNEILGSLPEFHPNGSLQSLVLSGTSFSGALPDSIGNLKRLSKIDLSGCNFSGSIPNSMANLTQLVHLDLSSNSFTRSILNSMANLTQLVHLDLSSNSFTGSILNSIANLPQFVHLDLSLNRFTGSMPNSMTNLTRLFVLCISSNSFTGSIPNFMANLTQLVDFDMSSNSFIGPIPSFNMAKNLDMIDLSDNHLTGQFTFTHWKELPSLVFLNLSNNKLSGQIHEFSNSSFPVEWLDLSRNYLEGPIPTSIGKLQYLKILYLSSNNFNGSFQLNVFQLTNLIELDLSDNGLLIEYNGTNSSLSPFSFIESLRLASLKLKTFPSFLRNQTSLLYLDLSRNQIHGEIPNWIWELDLTHLNLSYNYLEGPLLNLSSLGIIDLRSNQFQGQLPTPLPSCSYLDLSWNNFSSVIPAGFGNSLSYTKFLSLSSNKLNGHIPEAICNATSLKILNLSNNSLSGTIPHCLIAMSETLKVLNLRRNNLTGKISDVFPSNCGLRTLSLNRNLLEGMVPNSLANCINLELLDIGNNRIQDEFPCHLKDISSLRVLILRSNKFYGSVGCGGLNATWLILQIVDLASNNFSVQRRFSRLDPIRLRKSLKRIIKMK from the exons ATGAAAATTCCGTTCTTTTCATGGCTCTTCTTGATACCAATATGCTCACTTTTTGTCAACTTTCCTGTCTTTGTGGTGTCTGGCCAATGTCGCGGTGATCAGCGATCCTATTTGCTCGATATGAAGAAAAACCTCAAATTCGACACAACTGGGTCCACAAAACTAGTGCATTGGACTGAAAGTACTGATTGCTGTTCGTGGGAAGGGGTCACCTGCAATGGGGGACTTGTTGTTGGCCTCAACTTGGCCAACGAATCAATCTCTGACGGACTTGACAATTCAAGTAGCCTTTTCTGCTTGCAGTATCTCCAAAACCTGAATTTGGCTGATAACGAACTCGTCGATTCTCCAATTCCTCCAGAGTTTGGAAATCTGACGAATTTGAGGTATTTAAACCTATCATATGCTAGCTTTGGGGGGCAGATTCCCATTGAGATTTCACGTCTCACAAGGTTGGTTTCTCTCGATTTGTCTGCTTTTTCTATCTGTATGCTGAAACTTGAGAATCCAGATTTAGCTTCGTTAGTTCACAACCTTACGTCGCTTACAGAACTTTATCTGGATGGTGTTAATATATCATCTCAAGGGAATGAGTGGTGCCAGGCCGTATCATCTTCACTCCCAAATCTAAGGGTGTTGAGCATGATAGGTTGCAATCTTCAGGGGCCTCCAGATTCCTCCTTACTCAAGCTTCACTCTCTCTCAATTATTAGTCTCGATGGGAACAATTTTTCTGCTCCAgttccagaatttttttcctattttagaaatttaacaTCCTTGTGTCTCAGTAACTGTGGATTGAATGGACAATTTCCGAAAAAGATCTTCCAGATTCCAACCTTGCAGACGATAGACTTATCATCTAATGAAATTCTCGGTTCTTTGCCTGAATTTCATCCAAATGGTTCTCTTCAGTCGCTGGTGCTTAGTGGTACAAGCTTTTCAGGGGCACTTCCTGATTCTATTGGCAACCTTAAAAGGTTGTCCAAAATAGATCTCTCAGGGTGCAACTTCTCTGGATCTATCCCAAATTCCATGGCAAATCTTACTCAATTGGTTCATTTGGACTTATCATCAAACAGCTTCACTAGATCTATCCTAAATTCCATGGCAAATCTTACTCAATTGGTTCATTTGGACTTATCATCAAACAGCTTCACTGGATCTATCCTAAATTCCATTGCAAATCTTCCTCAATTCGTTCATTTGGACTTATCATTAAACAGATTCACTGGATCAATGCCAAACTCCATGACAAATCTTACCCGATTGTTTGTTTTATGCATATCATCAAACAGTTTCACTGGATCTATCCCAAACTTCATGGCAAATCTTACTCAATTGGTTGATTTTGATATGTCATCAAACAGCTTCATCGGACCAATCCCATCATTCAACATGGCAAAGAATCTGGACATGATAGATCTTTCTGATAATCATTTGACAGGTCAGTTTACTTTCACTCACTGGAAAGAGCTTCCAAGTCTGGTGTTCCTTAATTTGTCCAATAACAAATTGTCTGGTCAAATCCATGAATTTTCCAATTCTTCTTTCCCAGTGGAATGGCTTGATTTGAGTAGGAACTATTTGGAAGGGCCCATACCCACTTCTATTGGTAAACTCCAATATCTTAAGATCCTATATCTTtcttcaaataattttaatggCTCCTTTCAACTTAATGTGTTTCAGTTGACAAATCTTATTGAGCTTGATCTTTCTGACAATGGCTTGTTGATTGAATATAATGGAACGAATTCTTCATTATCCCCCTTTTCCTTTATTGAGTCATTGCGATTGGCTTCTCTCAAGTTAAAAACATTTCCTAGTTTCTTGAGAAACCAAACCAGTTTACTATATTTAGACCTTTCTAGAAACCAGATACATGGAGAGATACCAAACTGGATTTGGGAACTTGATCTTACACATTTAAATCTCTCATATAACTACCTTGAAGGACCTCTACTCAATCTTTCATCATTAGGTATAATAGACCTTCGGTCCAACCAATTCCAAGGGCAACTCCCAACTCCCCTACCATCTTGTTCGTATCTGGACTTGTCATGGAATAATTTTAGCTCTGTTATACCAGCTGGCTTTGGTAACTCTCTTTCTTACACTAAATTCTTATCTCTTTCAAGCAATAAACTTAATGGGCATATCCCTGAAGCAATATGCAATGCTACAtctcttaaaattctaaatCTGTCTAATAATTCCTTAAGTGGCACAATTCCCCACTGCCTCATTGCAATGAGTGAAACTCTAAAGGTTCTAAATCTAAGGAGAAACAACCTCACTGGCAAAATATCAGATGTATTTCCAAGCAATTGTGGTTTACGAACTTTGAGTCTCAATAGAAACCTACTAGAAGGGATGGTACCAAATTCTCTTGCCAATTGCATAAATTTGGAGTTATTGGACATTGGGAACAACCGGATACAAGATGAGTTCCCATGTCACTTGAAAGACATATCCAGTTTGCGTGTCCTTATCTTGagatcaaacaaattttatggTTCTGTTGGTTGTGGAGGGCTGAATGCAACTTGGTTGATACTTCAAATTGTAGACCTTGCTTCAAATAACTTTAGTG TGCAGAGACGTTTTTCACGGTTGGATCCAATACGCCTTCGGAAATCACTGAAGCGTATTATCAAGATGAAATAG